In one Pseudomonas sp. R84 genomic region, the following are encoded:
- a CDS encoding metalloregulator ArsR/SmtB family transcription factor yields MNLRVPSIRHDDCDELAALCKAGGDPLRLNVLRALANDSFGVLELAQIFGIGQSGMSHHLKVLAQADLVATRREGNAIFYRRALPHSELLGGKLHAALLEEVDNLDLPDDVQARIEQVHGQRAAASQDFFARVAEKFRAQQDLIAGLPQYRDSVLALLDKLNFNGAATAIEVGPGDGAFLPELARRFGTVTALDNSPAMLELARQVCEREQLANVSLQLADALNGTSLQADCVVLNMVLHHFAAPADALKHMADLLQPGGSLLVTELCSHNQSWAREACGDLWLGFEQDDLARWATAAGLVPGESLYVGLRNGFQIQVRHFQRPAGDTHHR; encoded by the coding sequence ATGAATTTACGCGTGCCTTCCATTCGCCATGACGATTGCGACGAGCTGGCGGCCCTGTGCAAGGCCGGCGGCGATCCGTTGCGGCTGAATGTATTGCGCGCGCTGGCCAACGATTCGTTCGGTGTTCTGGAGTTGGCGCAGATTTTCGGCATTGGCCAGTCCGGCATGAGTCATCACCTCAAGGTACTGGCACAAGCCGACCTGGTGGCGACCCGCCGTGAAGGCAACGCTATTTTCTATCGCCGCGCCCTGCCCCACAGCGAACTGCTCGGCGGCAAGTTGCACGCGGCATTGTTAGAAGAAGTCGACAATCTGGATCTGCCCGACGATGTGCAAGCGCGCATCGAGCAGGTTCACGGCCAACGTGCCGCCGCCAGCCAGGACTTTTTCGCCCGGGTGGCGGAGAAATTCCGTGCCCAGCAAGACTTGATCGCAGGCCTGCCGCAGTACCGTGACAGTGTGCTGGCCCTGCTCGACAAACTGAACTTCAATGGTGCAGCCACGGCCATTGAAGTCGGCCCCGGCGATGGTGCTTTTCTGCCGGAGCTGGCCCGTCGCTTCGGCACCGTAACCGCGCTGGACAACAGCCCGGCGATGCTCGAACTGGCGCGTCAGGTATGTGAACGTGAACAGCTGGCTAACGTCAGCCTGCAATTGGCCGATGCATTGAACGGTACAAGCCTTCAGGCCGATTGTGTGGTGTTGAACATGGTGTTGCACCATTTCGCCGCGCCGGCCGATGCGCTCAAGCACATGGCCGACCTGCTGCAACCGGGCGGTAGTCTGCTCGTGACAGAGTTATGTAGCCACAACCAGAGTTGGGCCAGGGAGGCCTGCGGTGATCTGTGGTTGGGGTTTGAACAGGACGATTTGGCCCGTTGGGCCACCGCTGCGGGACTCGTTCCCGGGGAAAGCCTCTATGTAGGCTTACGTAATGGTTTCCAGATCCAGGTCCGCCACTTTCAGCGACCGGCTGGCGACACTCACCATCGGTAA